From a single Candidatus Poribacteria bacterium genomic region:
- a CDS encoding muconate cycloisomerase, translating into MRKIVHVDVYPTAVGMKDVFNIGTGFVGDTGSAGDHVFVKVTTDDGYVGWGEQRALPSWSYETTESITTTIRHHIAPLLLGQDPLNLNAIHSAIYNALKPAVSNGHPFAKAAVDIALHDLCGRILDVPLHTLFGGKRHDTLPLCYALSIDTPEIMGLKAKALAPCSCFKVKVAGIPAADEDRLRAVHEAMPDARLWIDANQSYTPSNALELLKRVGDIREIYCMEQPVASQDWFGMKRVREDAPVPIAIDEGCFTYFDLAKIARLECADAVVLKVCKSGGLAECLKSTHVAEANALELLGSGLTEAGIGFIASVHLFATLDLVLPAELNAPAFLETMAVCGVEIHDHVVTVPDGPGLGVTPDEDYIEANLLKIDYS; encoded by the coding sequence ATGCGTAAAATAGTACACGTAGACGTTTATCCGACTGCTGTCGGGATGAAAGATGTCTTTAATATCGGGACCGGCTTTGTCGGAGATACCGGCTCCGCAGGGGACCACGTCTTCGTCAAAGTCACAACAGACGACGGCTACGTAGGTTGGGGCGAACAACGCGCCCTCCCCTCGTGGAGTTACGAAACGACCGAATCCATCACAACTACTATCCGACACCACATCGCCCCGCTACTGCTCGGACAAGATCCACTGAATCTCAATGCCATCCATTCTGCTATTTATAACGCATTGAAACCTGCTGTCAGCAACGGACACCCCTTCGCAAAAGCAGCAGTGGATATTGCTTTGCATGATCTGTGTGGCCGCATCCTTGATGTTCCGCTACACACCCTCTTCGGTGGTAAACGCCACGACACACTTCCGCTCTGTTATGCCTTGAGTATTGATACGCCAGAAATAATGGGATTGAAGGCGAAAGCCTTGGCACCCTGTTCTTGTTTCAAAGTGAAAGTTGCGGGGATCCCCGCGGCTGATGAAGACCGCTTACGCGCAGTCCATGAAGCGATGCCGGATGCGAGGCTTTGGATTGATGCGAATCAGTCCTATACACCGTCTAATGCGCTGGAATTGCTAAAGCGTGTCGGAGACATCCGGGAAATTTACTGTATGGAACAACCCGTTGCGAGCCAAGACTGGTTCGGGATGAAACGGGTTCGGGAGGACGCACCCGTTCCGATCGCTATTGACGAAGGCTGCTTTACTTACTTCGACTTGGCGAAAATAGCGCGCTTGGAATGTGCAGATGCCGTCGTTTTGAAGGTGTGTAAATCTGGCGGTTTAGCGGAATGTCTCAAAAGCACTCATGTCGCCGAAGCCAATGCGTTGGAACTCCTCGGTAGCGGTCTGACGGAAGCCGGTATCGGTTTCATCGCCAGTGTTCACCTCTTTGCGACTTTGGATCTCGTACTTCCTGCTGAACTCAATGCCCCCGCCTTTTTGGAAACGATGGCGGTGTGTGGTGTCGAAATACACGACCATGTTGTGACAGTTCCGGACGGTCCTGGACTCGGTGTTACGCCTGATGAGGACTATATTGAGGCGAATCTCCTGAAGATCGATTATTCTTAG
- a CDS encoding sugar kinase, with product MYDLVTFGEAMIRLTSPEFMRLENATSLSITAGGAEMNVAVNAAQLGLQTAWVSRLVDNWSGRYIRNKGRELGVDMSNIVWVDFDGVGFERNGFYHLEMGAGPRASSVTYDRGYSAISKVQPGEIDWASIFTNARWFHLSGITPALSESAAAVSAEALQAARAAGVKTSYDLNFRSKLWSAEEAQAANRPMMEHVSVLIGNEEDFEKSLGFAAEGATESYSKLEPESYKAVAERVKDAFPNIEMIGTTLRDAKTGWLNDWRTLLFDGEDFYLSRIYENLELVDRVGGGDSFSSGLIYSLLNGKSPQEAVDFAGGYSALAHTFPGDFNWATAEEAEKAMQAGGVRISR from the coding sequence ATGTATGATTTAGTCACATTTGGAGAAGCGATGATTCGTCTCACCTCGCCAGAGTTTATGCGTCTTGAGAACGCGACATCGCTGTCAATCACGGCTGGCGGTGCGGAGATGAACGTCGCTGTCAACGCTGCCCAGCTCGGACTGCAGACAGCATGGGTATCACGACTCGTGGATAACTGGTCGGGTCGCTACATCCGCAACAAAGGACGCGAACTCGGGGTCGACATGTCCAACATCGTCTGGGTGGACTTCGACGGTGTCGGCTTTGAACGTAACGGGTTTTATCACCTCGAAATGGGGGCGGGACCGCGTGCGAGTAGTGTTACTTATGACCGTGGATACTCGGCAATCTCCAAAGTGCAACCCGGTGAAATCGATTGGGCATCTATTTTTACCAATGCACGGTGGTTTCATCTCAGCGGGATTACACCGGCGTTGTCGGAATCCGCGGCTGCCGTCTCGGCAGAAGCACTTCAAGCGGCGCGTGCGGCAGGGGTCAAAACCAGTTACGATCTGAACTTCCGCTCTAAATTGTGGAGTGCGGAGGAAGCACAAGCAGCAAACCGACCCATGATGGAGCATGTTTCTGTTCTCATCGGTAATGAGGAAGACTTTGAGAAATCGCTCGGTTTCGCAGCGGAAGGGGCAACCGAATCCTATAGTAAACTTGAACCTGAGAGCTACAAAGCGGTTGCTGAGCGCGTCAAAGACGCTTTTCCGAATATTGAGATGATCGGTACGACACTACGCGATGCCAAAACCGGTTGGCTCAACGATTGGCGGACGCTCTTGTTTGATGGTGAAGACTTCTATTTGTCACGTATCTATGAGAACTTAGAACTCGTTGACCGTGTCGGTGGCGGTGATAGCTTCTCATCAGGGTTAATCTATAGTCTCTTGAACGGCAAATCGCCACAGGAGGCAGTCGATTTCGCTGGTGGGTATTCCGCCTTAGCACACACCTTCCCTGGAGATTTCAATTGGGCAACGGCAGAAGAGGCAGAGAAGGCGATGCAAGCGGGCGGTGTTCGCATCAGTCGCTAA